The following are encoded in a window of Streptomyces sp. 11x1 genomic DNA:
- a CDS encoding MBL fold metallo-hydrolase: MPISVPRLRIGSTEIIALADAEGPFFSPRTEAFPGATAAQWAEADRYDPGAVDAEGRWWLRFRAYAIRSDRGLTVVDAGIGPADSPAGSWAPVPGVLPESLTAAGIDPADVDTVVLTHLHTDHVGWAVVTEAVVPSAGGAVGGNASTGGSASGRRPYFPNAEYLLQRAEFDVLDVLNPHLRDTLTDPLLATGQLRLLDGDTALRAGRVVATPGHTPGHQSVLVADGRERALVTGDLLVHALQLLHPELAYSHESDPEAARHARERMLDRGTATTLHLATPHLTEPFISV; the protein is encoded by the coding sequence ATGCCCATCAGCGTTCCCCGCCTCCGGATCGGTTCGACCGAGATCATCGCTCTGGCCGACGCCGAGGGCCCCTTCTTCTCCCCGCGCACCGAGGCCTTCCCCGGGGCAACGGCCGCTCAGTGGGCCGAGGCCGACCGCTACGACCCGGGCGCGGTCGACGCCGAGGGCCGCTGGTGGCTCCGGTTCCGCGCGTACGCGATCCGCAGCGACAGGGGCCTGACCGTCGTGGACGCCGGGATCGGTCCGGCGGACAGCCCGGCCGGTTCGTGGGCGCCCGTGCCCGGCGTGCTCCCCGAGTCGCTCACCGCCGCGGGCATCGACCCGGCCGACGTCGACACGGTGGTGCTCACGCATCTGCACACCGACCACGTCGGCTGGGCGGTCGTGACGGAAGCGGTCGTCCCCTCGGCGGGCGGCGCCGTGGGCGGCAACGCCTCGACCGGCGGCTCGGCCAGTGGCCGCCGCCCCTATTTCCCGAACGCCGAATACCTGCTTCAGCGGGCTGAGTTCGACGTCCTAGACGTGCTCAACCCGCACCTTCGCGATACCCTCACCGACCCGCTCCTGGCGACCGGTCAGCTCCGGCTCCTCGACGGGGACACGGCGCTGCGCGCCGGGCGCGTGGTCGCCACGCCCGGTCACACGCCCGGGCACCAGAGCGTGCTGGTCGCCGACGGGCGCGAACGGGCGCTCGTCACCGGCGATCTCCTGGTGCACGCACTCCAACTGCTCCATCCCGAGCTCGCCTACTCGCACGAGAGCGACCCTGAGGCGGCCCGGCACGCGAGGGAGCGCATGCTCGACCGTGGAACCGCCACCACGCTGCACCTGGCGACGCCGCATCTGACGGAGCCGTTCATCTCGGTGTGA
- a CDS encoding lysophospholipid acyltransferase family protein — translation MFSRLADVLVPAVGRLTVTTDAGSVCAPGSIVVANHTSLADPAIVLAALHRLGVEPVAMGAAGLWRIPLLGRALTREGYIPVYRRDPRAADALDLAADALARGRTVLIYAEGGIPVRKDVAEAAPGEFRSGLTRLAARTGAPVVPVGQAGARRVTSGGTAKQLAGLFTAPLRRPALHVHVGAPLSLIADHTANTRQAHAAVTAAWRTAAARLGEPAALAA, via the coding sequence ATGTTCAGCCGCCTCGCCGACGTCCTGGTGCCCGCCGTCGGACGTCTCACGGTGACCACCGATGCCGGATCCGTCTGCGCACCGGGCAGCATCGTCGTCGCGAACCACACCTCGCTCGCCGATCCCGCGATCGTGCTCGCCGCGCTGCACCGCCTCGGCGTCGAGCCCGTCGCCATGGGTGCCGCGGGTCTGTGGCGGATCCCGCTGCTGGGCCGCGCGCTCACCCGCGAGGGATACATCCCGGTGTACCGGAGGGACCCGCGCGCCGCCGACGCGCTCGACCTCGCCGCCGACGCTCTGGCGCGGGGCCGGACGGTCCTCATCTACGCCGAGGGCGGGATCCCGGTCCGCAAGGACGTCGCCGAAGCCGCGCCCGGGGAGTTCCGCAGCGGTCTGACCCGGCTCGCGGCACGCACCGGGGCGCCCGTCGTCCCGGTCGGGCAGGCCGGGGCCCGCCGGGTCACTTCCGGCGGTACGGCCAAGCAGCTGGCGGGGCTGTTCACCGCGCCCCTGCGCCGCCCCGCACTCCACGTCCACGTCGGAGCGCCGCTCTCCCTCATCGCCGATCACACCGCGAACACCCGCCAGGCGCACGCGGCGGTGACCGCCGCCTGGCGCACGGCCGCGGCCCGCCTCGGCGAACCGGCCGCGCTCGCCGCGTGA
- a CDS encoding RNA ligase, giving the protein MSQAHLTLHGLLPPDELAAALEAGHVTRKSHPELPLSIYTYTRTCQYERVWNRVTTRCRGLVADDATGEIVALPLPKFFNVGEHEAGQPYAPSLPDEPFEVYDKVDGSLAVVFHYAGRWRVASKGSFVSVQATWAQRLLDAKDTSGLVPGVTYLAEVLYPENRIVVDYGDRRDVVLLAAFAKDGTEVALAEAAVGWRGVGSVVTVRPAVPLAELLAMTDGNRLPGGLPARGTDAEGFVLRFASGVRAKAKFAEYVRLHKVLTGVTERDIWRGHGIQRFAGLPAKQVAQALNCSPEDVVASGGRPLDALLEQVPDEFDAWVRGVVTGIEKQVEDRERAIDEAFRSLAHLAGDRGAFARAVRDLPDTAVRPAMFQRLDGRSTVLVTYRSTRPEASDPFKNDEEN; this is encoded by the coding sequence ATGAGCCAGGCCCACCTGACTCTTCACGGGCTGCTGCCGCCGGACGAGCTCGCGGCGGCGCTCGAAGCGGGGCACGTCACGCGCAAGTCGCACCCGGAACTGCCGCTGTCCATCTACACCTACACGAGGACATGCCAGTACGAGCGGGTGTGGAACCGGGTGACCACGCGGTGCCGGGGCCTCGTGGCCGACGACGCCACCGGGGAGATCGTCGCGCTGCCGCTGCCGAAGTTCTTCAACGTCGGTGAGCACGAGGCCGGTCAGCCCTACGCCCCGAGCCTCCCGGACGAGCCGTTCGAGGTGTACGACAAGGTCGACGGCAGCCTGGCGGTGGTGTTCCACTACGCCGGCCGGTGGCGGGTCGCGTCCAAGGGGTCGTTCGTGAGCGTGCAGGCCACCTGGGCGCAGCGACTGCTGGACGCGAAGGACACGTCCGGCCTCGTGCCCGGGGTGACCTACCTGGCCGAGGTCCTGTACCCGGAGAACCGGATCGTCGTCGACTACGGCGACCGTCGGGACGTGGTGCTGCTGGCCGCGTTCGCCAAGGACGGCACCGAAGTCGCCCTGGCGGAGGCCGCCGTGGGGTGGCGGGGCGTCGGCTCGGTCGTCACCGTGCGCCCCGCCGTGCCGCTCGCCGAGCTGCTGGCGATGACGGACGGCAACCGGCTGCCGGGCGGCCTGCCGGCCAGGGGCACCGACGCGGAGGGCTTCGTACTGCGCTTCGCCTCGGGTGTACGGGCCAAGGCCAAGTTCGCGGAGTACGTGCGGCTGCACAAGGTGCTGACCGGGGTGACCGAGCGGGACATCTGGCGCGGTCACGGCATCCAGCGGTTCGCCGGCCTGCCCGCCAAGCAGGTGGCGCAGGCGCTGAACTGCTCCCCCGAGGACGTCGTCGCGTCCGGCGGCCGGCCCCTGGACGCGCTGCTGGAGCAGGTGCCCGACGAGTTCGACGCCTGGGTGCGCGGTGTCGTCACGGGCATCGAGAAGCAGGTCGAGGACCGTGAGCGGGCGATCGACGAGGCGTTCCGGTCGCTCGCGCATCTCGCGGGCGACCGGGGTGCGTTCGCCCGCGCGGTGCGGGACCTGCCCGACACGGCAGTGCGCCCCGCCATGTTCCAGCGCCTGGACGGGCGTTCGACCGTCCTCGTGACGTACCGATCCACCCGACCGGAGGCGTCCGACCCCTTCAAGAACGACGAGGAGAACTGA
- a CDS encoding AAA family ATPase gives MPVVHVMTGLPASGKTTAARELQAESGGRMRRVNLDDLRQMLDIPQPEGAERRSHAHEQTVLAIQDAAVRAAVDGGFDVVVDNTHMTPHIPKRLKAAVAGLATFVVHDFTDVPVEECLRRDAARERPVGEEIIRILADKHEKSRRGGWRLTAEWLNDEPAVEPYTADPALPSAVMRDIDGTLALRGDRGAYDFTRCEEDLLNVSVRGALRSFRGADGDVIVLLSGRGEEHRDRTEAWLRAHEVPYDELWMRAAGDRRRDDVVKAELFDRHVRHRFAVRVSLDDRDRVVAVWRRMGLPTWQVNYGNF, from the coding sequence GTGCCCGTGGTACACGTCATGACGGGGCTGCCCGCCTCGGGGAAGACGACGGCCGCGCGCGAGCTGCAGGCGGAGTCCGGGGGCCGGATGCGCCGCGTCAACCTCGACGATCTGCGGCAGATGCTCGACATCCCGCAGCCCGAGGGCGCCGAGCGCCGGTCGCACGCGCACGAGCAGACCGTGCTGGCGATCCAGGACGCGGCGGTACGGGCGGCCGTCGACGGCGGTTTCGACGTCGTCGTGGACAACACGCACATGACGCCGCACATCCCGAAGCGGCTGAAGGCGGCCGTGGCGGGGCTGGCCACGTTCGTCGTGCACGACTTCACCGACGTGCCGGTGGAGGAGTGCCTGCGGCGGGACGCCGCGCGGGAGCGGCCGGTCGGTGAGGAGATCATCCGGATCCTCGCCGACAAGCACGAGAAGTCCCGCAGAGGCGGCTGGCGGCTCACGGCGGAGTGGCTGAACGACGAGCCCGCCGTCGAGCCGTACACCGCCGACCCGGCGCTGCCCTCGGCGGTCATGCGCGACATCGACGGCACGCTCGCCCTGCGCGGCGACCGGGGCGCGTACGACTTCACGCGCTGCGAGGAGGACCTGCTCAACGTGTCGGTGCGCGGCGCGCTGCGTTCGTTCCGCGGCGCCGACGGTGATGTGATCGTCCTGCTCTCCGGGCGCGGGGAGGAGCACCGGGACCGGACGGAGGCGTGGCTGCGCGCACATGAGGTGCCGTACGACGAGCTGTGGATGCGGGCGGCCGGTGACCGGCGTCGCGACGACGTGGTGAAGGCGGAGCTGTTCGACCGGCATGTGCGGCACCGCTTCGCCGTACGGGTTTCGCTCGACGACCGGGACCGGGTCGTCGCCGTGTGGCGGCGGATGGGGCTGCCGACCTGGCAGGTCAACTACGGCAACTTCTAG
- a CDS encoding DEAD/DEAH box helicase: MGARFDTAGARTEGYGPRRVPGDHTRKGSLLTAQPSSSAPGLSATDAPLHTTESAGESATPETASRDLPPAESFDTLGLPPELLRTMTELGVREPFPIQAATLPNALAGRDVLGRARTGSGKTLAFGLALLVRTAGLRAESKRPLALVLVPTRELAQQVDDALTPYARTLGVRLATVVGGLSINKQQAMLRSGAEVVLATPGRLADLVSRRDCHLDRVRITVLDEADQMCDLGFLPQVSEILDQVRPDGQRLLFSATLDRDVDQLVRGHLHDPVLASVDRVAGSVTTMEHHVLNIHPADKYATATEIAARDGRVLMFLDTKAGVDQFTRHLRASGVRAAALHSGKSQPQRTHTLGQFKDGAVTVLVATNVAARGIHIDALDLVVNVDPPADAKDYLHRGGRTARAGESGKVVTLVTPNQRRDVNRMMSEAKIRPTVTQVRSGEARLTAITGAKRPPAGTKSNGGNAPFRGLGTRPGRPAKESRKAAEARKAAEARAAARVRKGR, translated from the coding sequence ATGGGAGCACGCTTCGACACCGCCGGGGCCCGTACCGAGGGGTACGGGCCCCGGCGCGTTCCGGGCGACCACACCAGGAAGGGTTCCCTTTTGACCGCGCAGCCGTCGTCCTCGGCCCCCGGGCTCTCCGCCACCGACGCCCCCCTGCACACCACCGAGTCGGCGGGCGAGTCCGCGACGCCGGAGACGGCGTCCCGGGACCTGCCGCCGGCCGAGTCCTTCGACACGCTCGGGCTGCCGCCGGAGCTGCTGCGGACCATGACCGAGCTCGGGGTGCGCGAGCCCTTCCCGATCCAGGCGGCGACCCTGCCGAACGCGCTGGCCGGCCGTGACGTCCTCGGCCGGGCCCGCACCGGTTCGGGCAAGACGCTGGCGTTCGGGCTCGCGCTCCTGGTCCGGACGGCGGGGCTGCGGGCGGAGTCGAAGCGGCCCCTGGCGCTCGTTCTGGTCCCGACCCGGGAACTCGCACAGCAGGTGGACGACGCGCTGACGCCGTACGCGCGGACCCTGGGGGTGCGACTGGCGACGGTGGTCGGCGGGCTGTCGATCAACAAGCAGCAGGCGATGCTGCGGTCCGGTGCCGAGGTGGTCCTCGCGACACCGGGGCGGCTGGCCGACCTGGTGTCCCGTCGGGACTGCCACCTCGACCGGGTCCGGATCACGGTGCTGGACGAGGCGGACCAGATGTGCGACCTGGGGTTCCTGCCGCAGGTGTCGGAGATCCTGGACCAGGTCCGGCCCGACGGGCAGCGACTGCTGTTCTCCGCCACCCTCGACCGCGACGTCGACCAGCTGGTGCGCGGCCATCTGCACGATCCGGTGCTCGCCTCGGTCGACCGGGTCGCCGGCTCGGTCACCACGATGGAACACCATGTGCTGAACATCCACCCCGCCGACAAGTACGCGACGGCGACCGAGATCGCCGCCCGGGACGGCCGGGTGCTGATGTTCCTCGACACCAAGGCCGGGGTGGACCAGTTCACCCGCCATCTGCGGGCCAGCGGCGTACGGGCCGCCGCCCTGCACAGCGGCAAGTCGCAGCCCCAACGCACGCACACGCTCGGGCAGTTCAAGGACGGCGCGGTCACCGTGCTGGTGGCCACCAACGTGGCGGCCCGGGGCATTCACATCGACGCGCTCGACCTCGTCGTCAACGTGGACCCACCCGCCGACGCCAAGGACTATCTGCACCGCGGCGGACGCACCGCGCGCGCCGGGGAGTCCGGGAAGGTGGTCACCCTGGTCACCCCCAACCAGCGGCGCGACGTCAACCGGATGATGTCCGAGGCCAAGATCCGGCCGACGGTCACCCAAGTGCGGTCCGGCGAGGCGCGATTGACCGCCATCACCGGGGCGAAGCGGCCACCGGCCGGGACGAAGTCCAACGGCGGCAACGCGCCCTTCCGGGGCCTCGGCACCCGGCCGGGGCGCCCGGCGAAGGAGTCGCGCAAGGCCGCCGAGGCCCGGAAGGCGGCGGAGGCCCGCGCGGCCGCCCGGGTGCGCAAGGGGCGCTGA
- a CDS encoding LuxR C-terminal-related transcriptional regulator, translated as MSTPVISAREADVLALLGEHLSNAEISARLFISVRTVESHVSALLRKLDEPDRRALSRRAAESARTDRPRPVPVLPVPLTAFVGRVRERAELGEAVKTRRQVTAVGPGGVGKTRLALAVAADAARDFADGVWFVDLAPVTDPARVGAAVAEAVGLGEQPGRGVEESALAALADREALLVLDNCEQIRDGVAPFLERLLVACPGLRVLATSRARMMVPFEWVFPVPPLSSAGGGDSEAVTLFLDRAAAVGRPPEPDLHDRIAAICERLDGMALAIELAAARWPTLGPDGLAAGLSDQLRILAGGPRADDRHRSVRAALDWSHDLLEPPDRALLRRVSVFAMPFTAEAAGVVAGFAPLDPAAVGDGLGRLAEQSLLTATPTATGTRYQALETIRQYGTERLADADELTGVRSRHVAWCLAGAAALAGADAPDWRARFDAVADDLRAALSWAAARPDHRTPAHHLALALAGLTFTRNLLSESQQRYEQAATLAGAAGAAGAAGAAGAAGAAGGAGGSGSARDVGDAGDAWGAGDSGEARDAGDGGWAGDGGDAREAGDTGDVQDAGDAWGAGDSGEAPGAGGGGDAREAGNAGDPRGTGDAGHSGDARDARETGDAGGARQGMRTGDAAGVFGGVAAAVGRVGVAAPAGGAGEALRVLGAEPAAEIVGVAGGGGDGVGADHGVADTAGAAARAAGAAAAAAALREAAGVAGCRRHGDDMYRLHRAAAEAACRAGDRIGAARDLAAAATVAYRFSSEFAQLPTPDEATALLTAARELSGAMKLPPGAAGHASHDPSASPSPGPAAEPPVTGAAAAIALAEAAVVVDAFGAVQGDVDNSARETVRHAERAVRLARCAGDPVAESAALDALSGARTWAGDPFGAAEAARRRIDVLAPAPPTPAATQERMDALAMAAGTALGVGELAQARRWGGQLAGHPLFAEVAHHATSWLMVADAFAGHGRDVLRGSERFLDSWRRSGRQRSFSLGPAAAAVAMIHGLRGDHNARSAWLTTVEEAGTAAEHHHGYGAVFDAMVLLHHGDPDAALARVAPEPDEVWKWVSWIWHHWYVGLRAEASVLSGHPEARARVAAARRTVAGNPVVTAQLDRAQALLDGDLPGRLAAAKAFDAAGCPYQSARTLLLAGGDHTATGREALTALGLAPGS; from the coding sequence GTGTCCACTCCAGTGATTTCGGCCCGGGAAGCCGACGTGCTCGCGCTGCTCGGGGAACACCTGAGCAACGCGGAGATCTCCGCGCGCCTGTTCATCTCCGTGCGCACGGTCGAGTCCCATGTCTCCGCCCTGCTGCGCAAGCTCGACGAACCGGACCGGCGGGCACTCTCGCGGCGCGCGGCCGAGTCGGCCCGTACGGACCGGCCCCGCCCGGTGCCCGTCCTCCCCGTACCGCTGACGGCGTTCGTCGGCCGGGTGCGCGAACGCGCCGAACTGGGCGAGGCGGTGAAGACACGTCGGCAGGTCACGGCGGTCGGTCCGGGCGGGGTGGGCAAGACCCGGCTCGCGCTGGCGGTGGCGGCGGACGCGGCCCGTGACTTCGCCGACGGGGTGTGGTTCGTCGATCTGGCCCCGGTCACCGATCCGGCGCGGGTCGGCGCGGCGGTCGCGGAGGCCGTCGGGCTGGGCGAACAACCCGGGCGCGGTGTCGAGGAGTCGGCGCTCGCCGCCCTGGCGGACCGTGAGGCGCTGCTGGTCCTGGACAACTGCGAGCAGATACGCGACGGGGTCGCGCCCTTCCTGGAACGGCTGTTGGTCGCCTGCCCGGGGCTACGGGTGCTCGCGACGAGCCGGGCCCGGATGATGGTGCCGTTCGAGTGGGTCTTCCCGGTGCCGCCGCTGTCGTCGGCCGGCGGCGGAGACTCGGAGGCCGTGACGCTGTTCCTGGACCGGGCGGCGGCGGTCGGCCGCCCACCCGAACCGGACCTGCACGACCGGATCGCGGCCATCTGCGAACGCCTCGACGGCATGGCGCTCGCGATCGAACTGGCGGCGGCACGCTGGCCCACGCTCGGACCGGACGGTCTGGCGGCCGGCCTTTCCGACCAGTTGCGGATCCTCGCGGGCGGCCCTCGCGCGGACGACCGGCACCGGTCGGTGCGGGCCGCGCTCGACTGGAGCCACGATCTGCTGGAACCGCCGGACCGGGCGCTGCTGCGGCGGGTCTCGGTGTTCGCCATGCCGTTCACCGCCGAGGCGGCTGGCGTCGTCGCCGGGTTCGCGCCGCTGGACCCGGCGGCGGTGGGCGACGGGCTCGGCCGACTCGCCGAACAGAGCCTGCTCACCGCGACACCGACCGCGACCGGCACCCGCTACCAGGCGCTGGAGACCATCCGCCAGTACGGGACCGAGCGGCTCGCCGACGCCGACGAGCTGACGGGGGTACGGTCGCGCCACGTCGCCTGGTGCCTGGCCGGGGCGGCTGCCCTCGCAGGGGCCGATGCCCCCGACTGGCGCGCACGCTTCGACGCCGTCGCCGACGACCTCCGCGCGGCCCTGTCCTGGGCGGCCGCCCGACCGGACCACCGCACCCCCGCCCACCACCTCGCCCTCGCCCTGGCGGGCCTGACCTTCACCCGTAACCTGCTCAGCGAAAGCCAACAACGATACGAACAGGCGGCGACGCTGGCTGGGGCGGCTGGGGCGGCTGGGGCGGCTGGGGCGGCTGGGGCGGCTGGGGCGGCCGGGGGCGCTGGGGGCAGCGGGTCGGCTCGGGATGTCGGGGATGCCGGGGATGCCTGGGGTGCTGGAGACAGCGGGGAAGCTCGGGATGCCGGGGACGGCGGATGGGCCGGGGACGGTGGGGACGCTCGCGAGGCTGGGGATACCGGGGACGTTCAGGATGCCGGGGATGCCTGGGGCGCTGGAGACAGCGGAGAAGCTCCGGGGGCCGGGGGCGGCGGGGACGCTCGGGAGGCCGGGAATGCCGGGGACCCCAGGGGTACCGGAGACGCCGGGCACAGTGGGGACGCTCGGGATGCCAGGGAGACCGGAGACGCCGGAGGCGCCCGGCAGGGCATGCGGACGGGGGACGCGGCCGGTGTCTTCGGCGGTGTGGCCGCGGCCGTAGGCCGGGTCGGCGTCGCCGCGCCGGCCGGTGGCGCCGGTGAGGCCCTGCGCGTTCTTGGGGCGGAGCCGGCCGCCGAGATCGTCGGTGTCGCTGGAGGGGGTGGTGACGGCGTCGGCGCGGACCACGGGGTCGCGGACACTGCCGGCGCCGCGGCGCGCGCGGCCGGTGCCGCCGCCGCTGCCGCAGCCCTGCGCGAGGCCGCCGGGGTCGCCGGATGCCGGCGGCACGGCGATGACATGTACCGCCTGCACCGCGCGGCCGCCGAGGCGGCCTGCCGGGCGGGCGATCGCATCGGCGCGGCCCGCGACCTGGCAGCCGCCGCCACCGTCGCGTACCGCTTCTCCAGCGAGTTCGCCCAGCTCCCCACACCGGACGAGGCGACCGCCCTGCTCACCGCGGCTCGCGAACTCTCCGGCGCCATGAAACTGCCGCCCGGCGCCGCCGGTCATGCGTCGCACGATCCGTCGGCCTCCCCGTCGCCCGGCCCGGCCGCCGAGCCGCCGGTCACGGGTGCGGCCGCTGCCATCGCTCTCGCCGAAGCCGCCGTGGTCGTGGACGCCTTCGGGGCCGTTCAGGGGGACGTGGACAACAGTGCGCGGGAGACCGTCCGTCATGCCGAGCGGGCCGTCCGGCTGGCTCGGTGCGCGGGGGACCCGGTCGCCGAGTCCGCCGCTCTCGACGCGCTTTCCGGGGCCCGGACCTGGGCCGGTGACCCGTTCGGCGCGGCGGAGGCCGCCCGGCGTCGGATCGACGTCCTGGCCCCCGCGCCACCCACCCCGGCCGCCACACAGGAACGGATGGACGCCCTCGCCATGGCCGCCGGCACCGCCCTCGGCGTCGGCGAGCTGGCGCAGGCCCGCCGATGGGGCGGGCAGCTCGCCGGCCACCCGCTGTTCGCCGAGGTGGCCCACCACGCCACGTCCTGGCTGATGGTCGCGGACGCGTTCGCGGGCCACGGCAGGGACGTGCTCAGGGGGAGCGAACGGTTCCTCGACTCCTGGCGCAGGAGCGGCCGTCAGCGGTCGTTCTCGCTCGGCCCCGCCGCCGCGGCCGTCGCGATGATCCACGGACTGCGCGGCGACCACAACGCACGGTCGGCCTGGCTGACGACCGTCGAGGAGGCCGGCACGGCGGCGGAGCACCACCACGGCTACGGCGCGGTCTTCGACGCCATGGTCCTGCTCCACCACGGCGACCCGGACGCGGCCCTGGCCCGGGTGGCACCGGAACCGGACGAGGTGTGGAAGTGGGTCTCCTGGATCTGGCACCACTGGTACGTGGGCCTGCGCGCCGAGGCCTCGGTCCTCTCCGGCCACCCGGAGGCCCGCGCGCGGGTCGCCGCCGCCCGGCGAACGGTCGCCGGCAACCCGGTCGTCACCGCCCAACTGGACCGGGCGCAGGCGCTCCTGGACGGCGACCTGCCCGGCCGGCTCGCCGCCGCGAAGGCGTTCGACGCGGCGGGCTGCCCCTATCAGTCGGCCCGCACCCTCCTCCTCGCCGGAGGCGACCACACCGCCACCGGCAGGGAAGCCCTCACCGCCCTCGGCCTCGCCCCCGGCTCCTGA
- a CDS encoding pyridoxamine 5'-phosphate oxidase family protein, with amino-acid sequence MTGSPTAPTAGPRPRAVRRGDTEHRLAHDADVWVASASADGVPYLVPLSFDWDGETLLMATPGASPTGRNLAATRTTRLGLGPTRDVSMIEGAVEVLPVDALPAERADRFAARAGFDPRVSPTSYLWFRVTPVRVQAWREADELTGRELMRDGRWLG; translated from the coding sequence ATGACCGGTTCCCCCACAGCCCCGACCGCCGGCCCCCGCCCCCGCGCGGTGCGTCGCGGCGACACGGAGCACCGGCTCGCCCACGACGCCGATGTCTGGGTGGCCAGCGCCTCGGCGGACGGTGTGCCGTATCTGGTTCCGCTGTCCTTCGACTGGGACGGCGAGACGCTGTTGATGGCGACGCCGGGCGCCAGTCCGACCGGCAGGAACCTGGCCGCGACGCGGACCACCCGGCTCGGACTGGGCCCCACCCGCGACGTGTCCATGATCGAGGGCGCGGTGGAGGTGCTCCCGGTCGACGCTCTGCCGGCGGAGCGGGCCGACCGCTTCGCCGCGCGCGCCGGCTTCGACCCCCGGGTCTCCCCCACGTCCTACCTCTGGTTCCGCGTCACCCCGGTTCGGGTTCAGGCCTGGCGCGAAGCGGACGAGTTGACGGGACGTGAGCTGATGCGCGACGGCCGCTGGCTGGGCTGA
- a CDS encoding DUF1801 domain-containing protein — MTNTRKSTPSRDTAEKKFDGFTAEEREAMQEHARDLKTTARRGARATRADGESDVLAKIAAMDDADRALAEGIHRIVAGAAPDLAPKLWYGMPAYARNGKVVCFFQSAQKFKSRYATLGFSDQAHLDEGTLWPTTYALTELTDETEARIVELVRRAAG; from the coding sequence ATGACGAACACCCGGAAGTCCACCCCGAGCAGGGACACGGCCGAGAAGAAGTTCGACGGGTTCACCGCCGAGGAGCGCGAGGCGATGCAGGAGCATGCGCGGGACCTGAAGACGACCGCCCGTCGCGGAGCACGTGCCACCCGGGCGGACGGGGAGAGCGACGTGCTCGCCAAGATCGCCGCGATGGACGACGCGGACCGTGCTCTCGCCGAAGGGATCCACCGGATCGTCGCCGGGGCCGCGCCCGACCTCGCGCCGAAGCTCTGGTACGGCATGCCCGCTTACGCCAGGAACGGCAAGGTCGTCTGCTTCTTCCAGAGTGCGCAGAAGTTCAAGAGCCGGTACGCCACCCTCGGCTTCAGCGACCAGGCGCACCTCGACGAGGGCACCCTGTGGCCGACCACATACGCCCTGACGGAGCTGACGGACGAGACGGAGGCACGGATCGTCGAGCTCGTCCGCAGAGCGGCGGGCTGA
- a CDS encoding VOC family protein → MAVVLFAGIPVNNYTAALSWYERLLGSPPTFFPNDTEAVWELAEHRYVYIEHRPGRAGHALHTVFVDDLDARVAGITGRGLEPSSRETYANGVRKFTYHDPDGNEIGLGGGPALRQ, encoded by the coding sequence ATGGCCGTCGTCCTCTTCGCAGGTATCCCGGTGAACAACTACACAGCGGCGCTCTCCTGGTACGAGCGCCTGCTGGGCTCCCCGCCGACGTTCTTCCCGAACGACACGGAGGCGGTGTGGGAGCTGGCGGAGCACCGCTATGTGTACATCGAGCACCGGCCCGGACGGGCCGGCCACGCGCTGCACACCGTCTTTGTGGACGACCTCGACGCCCGGGTCGCCGGGATCACCGGGCGGGGGCTGGAGCCCAGCAGCCGCGAAACCTATGCCAACGGCGTCCGCAAGTTCACCTACCACGACCCGGACGGGAACGAGATCGGGCTCGGCGGCGGTCCGGCCCTGCGGCAATGA